In Oryza sativa Japonica Group chromosome 2, ASM3414082v1, the following are encoded in one genomic region:
- the LOC4329094 gene encoding uncharacterized protein isoform X2, protein MRRYYQPVPKRTLECGAGTPTGLKKRANVTKKFNPDATTSDLNRHRSIDGYHGETKDKVGGGTSDHSKGRKGLEDFGYQSKSHELSSNHPDIGSAYRICFIASLDCARFLLMQGMAFSGPGQSPTSINKGNLLELIDLYKKRDKEVERAFDMNVVGNIDITSPLIQKGLAKACAQEVTEVIIGEIGDGNFTILIDDSHDMAEKYQMAVFVRFVNKKGKVIERFLGLEYLTEDTPAAFKETLVGLLAQHGLSISKLRGQGYDGASNMRCEFNDMQLLIHNENPYAFYVHCFAHQLESVLITVSRCSSSLIHDFFVSISLIITTTIESCQMMDKSTEKHHQTTLNKLESGEILSEGSNHKEKNLASLGGTRWGSYYTTLGRINMMWDSVLDVLMIVHQHGRQPSRAGGLIQTMESFEFVFILKMMLKLFTITNELSLVLQRKDEGIIQAVGQLTDVKECLQTLRNNGWESLFEDVKSFCATNWIPVPNMDEHIRATGHSRRDGVTLT, encoded by the exons ATGAGGAGGTATTATCAGCCTGTGCCAAAGAGGACTCTTGAATGTGGTGCGGGCACACCTACAGGGCTGAAGAAAAGGGCTAATGTTACCAAGAAGTTTAATCCAGATGCCACAACTTCTGATTTGAATCGACACAGATCAATTGATGGGTATCATGGGGAAACCAAAGACAAGGTTGGTGGAGGTACCAGTGATCACAGTAAGGGAAGGAAAGGTCTTGAGGATTTTGGCTATCAAAGCAAGTCTCATGAGCTCTCTTCTAACCATCCAGACATTGGAAGTGCATATAGAATTTGTTTCATTGCTTCTTTAGATTGTGCAAGATTTCTCCTAATGCAAGGCATGGCCTTCAGTGGTCCTGGTCAATCACCAACCTCCATAAACAAGGGCAATCTTCTAGAGTTAATAGATTTGTACAAGAAGAGGGATAAAGAGGTTGAAAGGGCTTTTGATATGAACGTCGTTGGAAATATTGACATAACTTCTCCATTGATTCAAAAGGGTCTTGCAAAAGCTTGTGCACAAGAGGTCACAGAAGTGATAATTGGAGAGATTGGAGATGGTAATTTCACCATACTTATTGATGATTCTCACGATATGGCAGAGAAATATCAAATGGCAGTTTTTGTAAG GTTTGTGAATAAGAAAGGGAAGGTTATAGAAAGATTTCTTGGTCTTGAATATCTCACAGAGGATACACCTGCTGCATTCAAGGAAACATTGGTTGGTCTGCTTGCTCAGCATGGCTTATCTATTTCTAAACTACGAGGACAGGGGTATGATGGAGCTTCAAACATGAGATGTGAATTTAACGACATGCAGCTACTGATACATAATGAAAATCCGTATGCTTTCTATGTCCACTGCTTTGCCCACCAGTTGGAATCTGTGCTTATTACTGTCTCAAGGTGCTCTTCGTCACTAATTCATGATTTCTTCGTCAGTATCTCTTTGATCATCACCACTACGATTGAATCCTGTCAGATGATGGATAAATCAACTGAAAAGCATCACCAAACCACTTTGAATAAGTTGGAGAGTGGTGAGATACTCTCTGAAGGAAGCAATCATAAAGAAAAGAACCTGGCTAGCTTGGGAGGTACAAGATGGGGATCATATTATACAACCTTGGGCCGTATTAACATGATGTGGGACTCAGTGTTGGATGTACTAATGATTGTGCATCAACATGGGCGTCAACCGTCTCGCGCAGGAGGTTTGATACAAACAATGGAGAGCTTTGAATTTGTATTCATTTTGAAGATGATGTTAAAGTTGTTTACCATTACAAATGAGTTATCACTTGTGTTGCAAAGGAAGGATGAAGGCATTATTCAGGCTGTGGGACAACTTACAGATGTGAAAGAATGTTTGCAAACCTTGAGGAATAATGGCTGGGAATCATTGTTTGAGGATGTCAAGAGCTTTTGTGCCACAAATTGGATTCCGGTGCCAAATATGGATGAGCATATACGAGCTACAGGTCATTCAAGGCGTGATGGGGTAACTCTTACTTGA
- the LOC4329094 gene encoding uncharacterized protein isoform X1, which produces MRRYYQPVPKRTLECGAGTPTGLKKRANVTKKFNPDATTSDLNRHRSIDGYHGETKDKVGGGTSDHSKGRKGLEDFGYQSKSHELSSNHPDIGSAYRICFIASLDCARFLLMQGMAFSGPGQSPTSINKGNLLELIDLYKKRDKEVERAFDMNVVGNIDITSPLIQKGLAKACAQEVTEVIIGEIGDGNFTILIDDSHDMAEKYQMAVFVRFVNKKGKVIERFLGLEYLTEDTPAAFKETLVGLLAQHGLSISKLRGQGYDGASNMRCEFNDMQLLIHNENPYAFYVHCFAHQLESVLITVSRCSSSLIHDFFVSISLIITTTIESCQMMDKSTEKHHQTTLNKLESGEILSEGSNHKEKNLASLGGTRWGSYYTTLGRINMMWDSVLDVLMIVHQHGRQPSRAGGLIQTMESFEFVFILKMMLKLFTITNELSLVLQRKDEGIIQAVGQLTDVKECLQTLRNNGWESLFEDVKSFCATNWIPVPNMDEHIRATGHSRRDGELAFARASAYEGESE; this is translated from the exons ATGAGGAGGTATTATCAGCCTGTGCCAAAGAGGACTCTTGAATGTGGTGCGGGCACACCTACAGGGCTGAAGAAAAGGGCTAATGTTACCAAGAAGTTTAATCCAGATGCCACAACTTCTGATTTGAATCGACACAGATCAATTGATGGGTATCATGGGGAAACCAAAGACAAGGTTGGTGGAGGTACCAGTGATCACAGTAAGGGAAGGAAAGGTCTTGAGGATTTTGGCTATCAAAGCAAGTCTCATGAGCTCTCTTCTAACCATCCAGACATTGGAAGTGCATATAGAATTTGTTTCATTGCTTCTTTAGATTGTGCAAGATTTCTCCTAATGCAAGGCATGGCCTTCAGTGGTCCTGGTCAATCACCAACCTCCATAAACAAGGGCAATCTTCTAGAGTTAATAGATTTGTACAAGAAGAGGGATAAAGAGGTTGAAAGGGCTTTTGATATGAACGTCGTTGGAAATATTGACATAACTTCTCCATTGATTCAAAAGGGTCTTGCAAAAGCTTGTGCACAAGAGGTCACAGAAGTGATAATTGGAGAGATTGGAGATGGTAATTTCACCATACTTATTGATGATTCTCACGATATGGCAGAGAAATATCAAATGGCAGTTTTTGTAAG GTTTGTGAATAAGAAAGGGAAGGTTATAGAAAGATTTCTTGGTCTTGAATATCTCACAGAGGATACACCTGCTGCATTCAAGGAAACATTGGTTGGTCTGCTTGCTCAGCATGGCTTATCTATTTCTAAACTACGAGGACAGGGGTATGATGGAGCTTCAAACATGAGATGTGAATTTAACGACATGCAGCTACTGATACATAATGAAAATCCGTATGCTTTCTATGTCCACTGCTTTGCCCACCAGTTGGAATCTGTGCTTATTACTGTCTCAAGGTGCTCTTCGTCACTAATTCATGATTTCTTCGTCAGTATCTCTTTGATCATCACCACTACGATTGAATCCTGTCAGATGATGGATAAATCAACTGAAAAGCATCACCAAACCACTTTGAATAAGTTGGAGAGTGGTGAGATACTCTCTGAAGGAAGCAATCATAAAGAAAAGAACCTGGCTAGCTTGGGAGGTACAAGATGGGGATCATATTATACAACCTTGGGCCGTATTAACATGATGTGGGACTCAGTGTTGGATGTACTAATGATTGTGCATCAACATGGGCGTCAACCGTCTCGCGCAGGAGGTTTGATACAAACAATGGAGAGCTTTGAATTTGTATTCATTTTGAAGATGATGTTAAAGTTGTTTACCATTACAAATGAGTTATCACTTGTGTTGCAAAGGAAGGATGAAGGCATTATTCAGGCTGTGGGACAACTTACAGATGTGAAAGAATGTTTGCAAACCTTGAGGAATAATGGCTGGGAATCATTGTTTGAGGATGTCAAGAGCTTTTGTGCCACAAATTGGATTCCGGTGCCAAATATGGATGAGCATATACGAGCTACAGGTCATTCAAGGCGTGATGGG GAACTGGCATTTGCACGCGCATCTGCATACGAAGGTGAAAGCGAGTGA
- the LOC4329095 gene encoding probable pre-mRNA-splicing factor ATP-dependent RNA helicase DEAH5 — MAPTAAAAGPSDDGLRKLEYLSLVSKVCSELETHIGVGDKVLAEFITELGRDSASVADFDTKLKANGADLPDYFVRTLLTIIHAILPPPSDSRNPSSASQPAAGGSKFPGLSRPDDPDRARNLRLELERDAEEAAATAAPAPARDDRGRRRDERGRDRGRDDRGRDDGGRDRDYERGGRDHDRSHGRDRDHGRDRDRDRACDGDRQRGRDYGRDRDQDRDHDRDREGERRRDRDKDRGRDIDRDMDRDHRRGRRYDDEEEPEQFGGRKEGALVNSSGEPELYQVYRGRVTRVMDTGCFVRLEDVRGGREGLVHISQMATRRVANAKEMVKRDQEVYVKVVSVKGQKLSLSMRDVDQDTGRDLLPIQRGGDDAPRANPSGGSASGVGVGSGKRLGLSGIMIAEEDEVAPPSRRPLKRMSSPERWEAKQLIASGVLDVRDYPMFDEDGDGMLYQEEGAEEEQEIELNEDEPAFLQGQSRFSIDMSPVKIFKNPEGSLSRAAALQTALIKERREVREQEQRAMLDSIPKDLNRPWEDPMPDTGERHLAQELRGVGLSAYDMPEWKKEAYGKALTFGQRSKLSIQDQRQSLPIYKLKKELIQAVHDNQVLVVIGETGSGKTTQVTQYLAEAGYTTRGKIGCTQPRRVAAMSVAKRVAEEFGCRLGEEVGYAIRFEDCTGPDTVIKYMTDGMLLREILVDENLSQYSVIMLDEAHERTIHTDVLFGLLKQLIKRRSDMRLIVTSATLDAEKFSGYFFNCNIFTIPGRTFPVEILYTKQPESDYLDAALITVLQIHLTEPEGDILLFLTGQEEIDHACQCLYERMKGLGKDVPELIILPVYSALPSEMQSKIFDPAPPGKRKVVVATNIAEASLTIDGIYYVVDPGFAKINVYNSKQGLDSLVITPISQASAKQRAGRAGRTGPGKCYRLYTESAYRNEMSPTTIPEIQRINLGSTVLNMKAMGINDLLSFDFMDPPAPQALISAMEQLYSLGALDEEGLLTKLGRKMAEFPLDPPLSKMLLASVDLGCSDEILTIIAMIQTGNIFYRPREKQAQADQKRAKFFQPEGDHLTLLAVYEAWKAKNFSGPWCFENFVQSRSLRRAQDVRKQLLTIMDRYKLDVVSAGRNFTKIRKAITAGFFFHAARKDPQEGYRTLVENQPVYIHPSSALFQRQPDWVIYHELVMTTKEYMREVTVIDPKWLTELAPRFYKSADPTKMSKRKRQERIEPLYDRYHEPNSWRLSKRRA, encoded by the exons atggcgccgacggcggcggcggcggggcccagCGACGACGGGCTCCGGAAGCTGGAGTACCTCTCGCTGGTCTCCAAGGTGTGCTCGGAGCTGGAGACCCACATTGGCGTCGGCGACAAGGTGCTCGCCGAGTTCATCACCGAGCTCGGCCGCGactccgcctccgtcgccgactTCGACACCAAGCTCAAGGCCAACGGCGCCGACCTCCCGGACTACTTCGTCCGCACCCTCCTCACCATCATCCACGCCATCCTCCCGCCGCCCTCCGACTCCCGCAACCCTAGCTCCGCGTCGCAGCCCGCCGCGGGGGGCTCCAAGTTCCCCGGCCTCTCCCGCCCCGACGACCCCGACCGCGCCCGCAACCTCCGCCTCGAGCTCGAGCGGGACGCCGAAGAGGCCGCCGCGACGGCAGCCCCCGCCCCCGCCAGGGAcgaccgcggccgccgccgtgatgAGCGAGGACGGGACCGGGGTCGAGATGACCGCGGCCGCGACGACGGTGGGCGTGACCGCGACTATGAACGCGGCGGCCGTGACCATGACCGCAGCCATGGCCGGGATCGTGACCATGGCCGTGACAGAGACCGAGATCGAGCCTGTGATGGGGATCGACAACGTGGCCGTGACTATGGCCGTGATAGAGACCAAGACAGAGATCACGACAGGGATCGTGAAGGTGAACGGCGGAGGGACCGAGATAAGGATAGGGGTAGAGACATTGACAGAGATATGGACAGGGACCATAGGCGAGGCAGGAGGTATGATGATGAGGAAGAACCAGAACAGTTTGGTGGAAGGAAAGAAGGCGCTCTTGTGAATTCCAGTGGCGAGCCAGAGTTGTACCAGGTGTACCGGGGTAGGGTGACACGGGTAATGGACACCGGTTGCTTTGTCAGGCTTGAGGATGTTCGTGGAGGACGTGAGGGTCTTGTTCACATCTCACAAATGGCAACCAGGCGAGTGGCCAATGCGAAAGAGATGGTGAAGCGTGATCAGGAGGTGTATGTTAAGGTGGTTTCCGTGAAGGGCCAGAAATTGAGTTTATCAATGAGGGACGTAGATCAGGATACAGGGAGAGATCTCCTGCCAATACAACGTGGTGGGGATGATGCACCAAGGGCGAACCCATCTGGTGGTAGTGCTAGTGGTGTTGGTGTGGGCTCTGGCAAGAGGCTGGGTCTCTCTGGGATTATGATTGCAGAGGAGGATGAGGTTGCACCTCCTTCACGTCGGCCACTTAAGCGGATGAGCTCTCCAGAGAGGTGGGAGGCGAAGCAGCTGATTGCTTCAGGTGTTCTGGATGTGAGGGATTACCCAATGTTTGATGAGGATGGGGATGGTATGTTGTACCAGGAGGAAGGGGCAGAAGAGGAGCAGGAGATTGAGCTTAATGAAGATGAACCTGCTTTCTTGCAGGGACAGAGTAGATTTTCGATTGACATGTCACCTGTTAAGATTTTCAAGAATCCAGAGGGCTCATTGAGCCGAGCAGCTGCTCTCCAAACTGCTCTCATAAAGGAGCGGCGTGAGGTTCGGGAACAGGAACAGAGAGCAATGTTGGATTCAATCCCCAAGGATCTGAATCGGCCATGGGAGGACCCTATGCCTGATACTGGGGAACGGCACCTTGCGCAGGAGCTGAGGGGTGTTGGACTTTCAGCTTATGACATGCCTGAATGGAAGAAAGAAGCCTATGGAAAGGCTCTGACATTTGGGCAAAGGTCTAAGCTTTCAATACAAGACCAGAGGCAAAGTCTTCCAATATACAAGTTGAAGAAAGAGCTGATACAAGCTGTGCATGATAACCAAGTCTTGGTTGTTATTGGAGAGACTGGTTCTGGTAAAACAACACAGGTGACACAATATTTGGCCGAAGCAGGCTACACGACCAGAGGTAAGATTGGTTGCACTCAACCTCGTCGTGTGGCTGCAATGTCTGTTGCTAAGAGAGTAGCAGAAGAATTTGGTTGTCGACTTGGAGAGGAAGTTGGTTATGCCATCCGCTTTGAGGATTGCACTGGGCCTGACACGGTAATCAAATACATGACTGATGGCATGCTTTTGCGTGAGATTCTTGTCGATGAGAACCTTTCCCAGTATTCTGTAATTATGCTTGATGAAGCGCATGAAAGGACCATACACACAGATGTTCTCTTTGGCTTGCTGAAACAGCTTATTAAGCGCAGATCTGACATGAGGCTTATTGTTACTTCTGCTACCCTGGACGCAGAGAAGTTCTCAGGGTATTTTTTCAATTGCAACATCTTCACAATTCCTGGAAGGACGTTCCCGGTAGAGATACTCTACACCAAACAACCAGAAAGTGACTATTTGGATGCAGCATTGATCACCGTGCTTCAAATACACTTGACTGAGCCAGAAGGTGATATCCTCCTTTTTTTGACTGGTCAAGAGGAGATTGATCATGCTTGTCAATGTCTTTATGAGAGGATGAAAGGGCTAGGGAAGGATGTTCCTGAGCTCATAATATTGCCTGTTTATAGTGCTCTTCCGAGTGAAATGCAGTCGAAGATCTTTGACCCAGCTCCTCCAGGGAAGAGGAAGGTTGTTGTGGCCACCAATATCGCTGAAGCTTCTCTAACCATTGACGGCATATATTATGTCGTCGATCCTGGTTTTGCCAAAATTAATGTTTATAATTCAAAACAAGGACTCGATTCATTGGTCATCACTCCAATCTCTCAAGCATCAGCGAAGCAGAGGGCAGGGCGTGCTGGGCGTACTGGCCCTGGCAAATGCTATCGTCTATACACTGAAAGTGCATACCGCAATGAAATGTCTCCCACAACAATCCCAGAAATTCAAAGGATTAACTTGGGGTCTACAGTTCTCAACATGAAGGCGATGGGAATCAATGACCTATTATCCTTTGATTTCATGGACCCTCCTGCACCTCAAGCACTTATATCTGCAATGGAGCAATTGTACAGCCTAGGTGCTCTTGATGAAGAAGGGCTCCTTACCAAACTGGGGAGGAAAATGGCTGAATTTCCACTGGATCCACCACTTTCGAAGATGCTTCTAGCCAGCGTTGACCTTGGATGCAGTGATGAGATACTAACTATTATAGCTATGATACAAACTGGGAACATTTTCTATAGGCCAAGAGAAAAACAGGCTCAGGCTGATCAAAAGAGGGCCAAGTTTTTCCAGCCAGAGGGGGATCATCTAACTCTGCTTGCTGTATATGAGGCGTGGAAGGCAAAAAACTTTTCAGGGCCCTGGTGTTTTGAGAACTTTGTTCAATCAAGATCCTTAAGGAGAGCTCAAGATGTGAGGAAGCAGCTTCTCACTATCATGGACAG ATATAAATTGGATGTTGTCTCAGCTGGGAGGAACTTCACAAAAATAAGGAAAGCAATCACTGCCGGCTTCTTTTTCCACGCTGCCAGGAAGGATCCCCAGGAGGGATACAGAACCTTGGTAGAGAACCAGCCGGTGTACATACACCCGAGCAGCGCATTGTTCCAGCGGCAGCCAGACTGGGTCATCTACCACGAACTTGTAATGACGACGAAGGAGTACATGCGGGAGGTTACCGTGATCGACCCGAAGTGGCTTACTGAGCTAGCCCCGAGATTCTACAAGTCAGCAGACCCAACCAAGATGAGCAAGAGGAAGAGGCAGGAGAGGATTGAACCCCTGTACGACAGGTACCATGAGCCCAACTCCTGGCGTCTCAGCAAGCGCCGAGCTTGA